One genomic region from Prochlorococcus marinus CUG1433 encodes:
- a CDS encoding methionyl-tRNA formyltransferase, translating into MRIIFWGTPEYSIASLDIFIKSKHEVVAVVSQPDKKRSRGNKLISSPVKRIAEQESIKIYTPEKIKGNTDFINELKSLSCDLFIVIAYGKILPKEILEIPKFGCWNAHASLLPRWRGAAPIQWSLIKGDEFTGVGIMKMNEGLDTGDILLEEKIKIDNNDNLNTLMGKLSILSAKLFLNGTSLIEENINKNTNFQLTKQNNLGRGITYARMIEKSDYKVVWSDEALKISQKIKALYPRANTTFRGKNLKIIKIKVLSSDEIKNKKYILWSNYSKPGIIVAVIENEGIIISTKTDPIILLEAKLEGKNISSKNQLIQQLKPTVGDYFSD; encoded by the coding sequence GTGAGAATTATATTCTGGGGAACACCTGAATATTCAATTGCAAGTCTCGATATTTTTATTAAATCTAAGCACGAGGTAGTTGCAGTAGTTAGCCAACCTGATAAGAAAAGATCTAGAGGAAATAAATTAATATCCTCACCTGTTAAACGAATTGCCGAGCAAGAATCTATAAAAATTTATACTCCTGAAAAAATCAAGGGCAATACAGATTTTATAAATGAACTTAAATCACTTTCTTGTGATTTATTTATTGTTATAGCTTACGGAAAAATATTACCCAAAGAGATATTGGAAATTCCAAAATTTGGTTGTTGGAACGCACATGCTTCATTACTTCCAAGATGGCGTGGTGCTGCCCCAATCCAATGGTCCCTGATAAAAGGCGATGAATTTACTGGTGTAGGAATTATGAAAATGAATGAGGGACTAGATACTGGCGACATATTGTTGGAAGAAAAAATTAAAATTGATAATAACGATAATTTAAATACACTTATGGGAAAACTTAGTATTTTATCGGCAAAATTATTTTTAAATGGTACATCATTAATCGAGGAAAATATAAATAAAAATACTAATTTTCAATTAACAAAACAAAATAACCTTGGAAGAGGAATTACCTACGCAAGAATGATTGAAAAATCAGATTATAAAGTGGTTTGGAGTGATGAGGCATTAAAAATTTCTCAAAAAATAAAAGCATTATACCCGCGAGCAAATACAACTTTTAGAGGTAAGAACCTAAAAATAATTAAAATCAAAGTTTTGAGTAGTGATGAAATAAAAAATAAAAAATACATTTTATGGAGCAATTATTCAAAACCAGGTATTATTGTTGCCGTAATAGAAAATGAAGGAATAATAATTTCAACTAAAACTGATCCGATTATTTTGTTAGAAGCAAAGCTTGAAGGCAAAAACATATCTAGCAAAAATCAATTGATACAACAATTAAAACCAACAGTAGGTGATTATTTCTCAGATTAA
- the mfd gene encoding transcription-repair coupling factor: MSLNTLVDYISNSQITSELIKRISKNNELNIVGSSRYAKSIILDSIAKKEGKNILLICPNVEIAYKWIGYFESINDKAVLYYPPTEHLPYASINKSKEIEFSQLTVLSKLIKKEKKELKIVISTERSLQPHLINKNLFIENKLDLQKGVQIEIQELANKLTMLGYTKENVTSVEGFWSRRGEIIDIYPVNNEFPVRLEFFDNVIEKIREYDPNTQKTLESINNIEIIQAGFDLLINDKLKNLSKNSIFNSEDINKNNLDRYLGIIEKEPSNIIDFINRETILVIDELEDCKKFANNWYLDSESNFDNCVNELNENLKNNDINLKAKPNLHLKFDEILNSIRNFNLIKFYEFESKDNIDNRFLLNDKRLNSYSKNIGKLSNDINKNIKNNEKVWILSAQPLRTRTLLFEHECNTNFLNNPNDIDEAFKSINNSIPLIIKNKNNYEIEGFYLPIWKVVLITDKELFSQQSFFNNVFIRRKKRSVSSNINVNKIIPGDYIVHKNHGIGKFLKIEKINITGDSRDYLVIQYQDGKISVAADQLGSVNRYRSTGKIKPKINKLGGTEWERIKEKNKKQIKKVALDILKLYAKREKLKGHIYPEDGPWQDELEDSFPYQPTPDQITAVKEIKSDMESDKPMDRLVCGDVGFGKTEVAVRAIFKAITSGKQVILLAPTTILAQQHWRTINNRFSPYPIKVSLLNRFKTVNERKEIYAGLKNNKIDLVVATHQILGKEIEIKNLGLLVIDEEQRFGVRQKEKIKKIKTNIDVLTLSATPIPRTLYMSLSGLRQMSLLNTPPPSRRSIKTYLSEIDMDVIRTAINQELDRGGQIFYVLPRISDIDQAVNKLTNMFPNLKFIVAHGQMNETDLENAMIAFNNGEVDLMICTTIIESGLDIPKVNTIIIEDSHKFGLSQLYQLRGRVGRSGVQAHAWLFYPNINKINDAAKQRLKAIKDFSELGSGYQLAMKDMEIRGVGSLLGEEQSGKVNAIGYDLYIEMLHESISEISGQEIPEVSDTQIDLPINAFIPATWILNREEKLEAYKSATECSNNDELTELATDWVNRYGTLPKPVESLIMIMRLKLLAKKCGFNKIKLIKPNILIETKLKKSTFKILKNSLSSSVQNKFNFNEGEQFSMITIRGLGVTEIQNQVDQLIYWFGSFVKEINNFDKDLIVKKE, translated from the coding sequence ATGAGTTTAAATACTTTAGTTGATTATATTTCTAACTCACAAATTACTTCTGAATTAATAAAAAGAATTTCAAAAAATAATGAATTAAATATTGTTGGTTCAAGTAGATATGCTAAATCAATAATCTTAGATAGCATCGCAAAAAAAGAGGGGAAAAATATATTATTAATTTGTCCTAATGTAGAAATTGCCTACAAATGGATTGGTTATTTTGAAAGTATAAATGATAAAGCAGTTTTATATTATCCTCCAACAGAACATCTACCATACGCATCAATTAATAAATCCAAAGAGATTGAATTTAGTCAGCTTACTGTTTTATCTAAATTAATAAAAAAAGAGAAAAAAGAACTAAAGATTGTTATATCAACAGAGAGATCACTACAACCTCATCTAATAAATAAAAACTTATTTATTGAAAACAAGTTAGATTTGCAAAAAGGAGTTCAAATCGAGATTCAAGAATTAGCAAATAAACTTACTATGTTGGGTTATACGAAGGAGAATGTGACTTCCGTAGAAGGATTCTGGAGTAGGAGAGGGGAAATAATAGATATTTATCCTGTCAATAATGAATTTCCTGTAAGATTAGAATTTTTTGATAATGTAATTGAAAAAATAAGAGAATATGATCCCAATACACAGAAAACTTTAGAAAGTATCAATAATATTGAAATAATACAGGCTGGATTTGATTTGCTAATAAATGATAAGTTAAAGAATTTATCTAAGAACAGTATTTTTAATTCAGAAGATATAAATAAAAATAATCTTGATCGTTATTTAGGAATAATTGAAAAAGAACCCTCAAATATAATAGATTTTATTAATAGGGAAACAATTCTAGTAATTGATGAATTAGAAGATTGTAAAAAATTTGCCAATAATTGGTATTTAGATTCAGAAAGTAATTTTGATAATTGTGTAAATGAATTAAATGAGAACCTTAAAAATAATGATATTAATTTAAAGGCCAAACCTAATTTGCATTTAAAATTTGACGAAATATTAAATTCAATAAGAAATTTTAATTTAATAAAATTTTATGAATTTGAATCTAAAGACAATATTGATAATAGGTTTTTATTAAACGATAAAAGATTAAATTCATACTCTAAAAATATAGGAAAATTATCCAATGATATAAATAAGAATATAAAAAATAATGAAAAAGTATGGATATTATCAGCACAACCATTGAGAACTAGAACTTTACTTTTTGAGCACGAATGTAATACAAACTTCTTAAACAATCCTAATGATATTGATGAAGCATTTAAGTCTATTAATAATTCAATTCCCTTAATTATAAAAAATAAGAACAATTATGAAATCGAGGGTTTTTATCTTCCGATATGGAAGGTTGTCCTCATAACAGATAAAGAATTATTTTCTCAACAATCTTTTTTTAATAATGTATTTATTAGAAGAAAAAAAAGAAGTGTCAGTTCAAATATAAATGTTAACAAGATTATTCCAGGTGATTATATAGTTCATAAAAATCATGGAATAGGAAAATTTTTAAAAATAGAAAAAATAAATATAACTGGAGATTCAAGAGATTATTTAGTCATTCAGTATCAAGATGGGAAGATAAGTGTGGCCGCTGATCAACTTGGTAGTGTTAACAGATATAGGTCTACCGGAAAAATAAAGCCAAAAATAAATAAATTAGGAGGAACAGAATGGGAAAGAATAAAAGAGAAAAATAAGAAACAAATCAAAAAAGTTGCTCTCGATATCTTAAAACTTTATGCAAAGAGAGAAAAATTAAAGGGACACATATACCCAGAAGATGGTCCTTGGCAAGATGAATTAGAGGATTCATTCCCTTATCAACCAACCCCTGATCAAATTACTGCTGTAAAAGAAATAAAATCTGATATGGAAAGCGATAAGCCAATGGACAGGCTAGTTTGTGGAGATGTAGGATTTGGGAAAACAGAAGTTGCTGTAAGGGCTATTTTTAAAGCTATTACATCAGGCAAGCAGGTAATATTATTAGCACCCACAACGATCTTAGCTCAGCAACATTGGAGAACAATTAATAATAGATTTTCACCTTACCCAATAAAAGTATCATTACTAAATAGATTCAAAACAGTTAATGAAAGAAAAGAGATTTATGCAGGGTTGAAAAATAACAAAATTGATTTAGTTGTTGCAACGCACCAAATTTTAGGAAAAGAAATTGAAATCAAAAACTTAGGACTACTCGTAATTGATGAAGAACAAAGATTTGGAGTAAGACAAAAGGAGAAAATTAAAAAAATCAAAACCAACATAGACGTGTTAACTCTCTCGGCAACTCCAATTCCAAGAACTCTATATATGAGCTTATCTGGACTGAGACAAATGAGCTTACTAAATACTCCTCCTCCATCAAGAAGATCAATAAAAACATATTTATCTGAAATAGATATGGATGTTATAAGAACTGCAATTAATCAAGAACTAGATAGGGGAGGTCAAATATTTTATGTTCTTCCAAGAATTTCTGATATTGATCAAGCAGTAAACAAATTAACAAATATGTTTCCAAACTTAAAATTTATTGTTGCTCATGGGCAAATGAACGAAACAGATCTTGAAAATGCAATGATTGCTTTTAATAATGGAGAAGTAGATCTAATGATATGCACAACTATCATTGAAAGTGGATTAGACATCCCTAAAGTAAATACAATCATAATTGAAGACTCACACAAATTTGGACTTTCACAACTTTATCAACTCAGGGGAAGAGTTGGAAGAAGCGGGGTACAAGCACATGCTTGGTTATTTTATCCAAATATAAATAAAATTAATGACGCTGCAAAACAAAGATTGAAAGCGATAAAAGATTTTTCGGAACTAGGAAGTGGATACCAACTGGCAATGAAAGATATGGAAATAAGAGGTGTTGGAAGTTTACTAGGGGAAGAACAAAGTGGAAAGGTTAATGCTATTGGTTATGATTTATATATAGAAATGCTCCATGAATCTATTTCAGAAATCAGTGGGCAAGAAATACCAGAAGTTAGCGACACACAAATTGATCTTCCAATAAATGCATTTATACCTGCAACATGGATATTAAACAGAGAGGAGAAGCTTGAGGCTTATAAGTCTGCGACTGAATGTTCAAATAATGATGAATTAACTGAATTAGCAACAGACTGGGTTAATAGATATGGAACTTTACCTAAACCTGTTGAATCATTAATTATGATAATGAGACTAAAATTACTTGCTAAAAAATGTGGTTTTAACAAAATCAAACTTATAAAACCAAACATTTTGATTGAGACAAAATTAAAAAAATCTACTTTTAAAATTCTTAAAAATTCATTATCAAGTAGTGTTCAAAATAAATTTAATTTTAATGAAGGAGAGCAATTTTCCATGATAACCATAAGGGGATTAGGGGTAACAGAAATTCAAAATCAAGTTGATCAATTAATTTATTGGTTTGGTTCTTTTGTTAAAGAAATAAATAATTTCGACAAAGATCTTATAGTTAAAAAAGAATAA
- a CDS encoding DUF4335 domain-containing protein, with product MLQNTFLFHQSSVSLEIIGLPDFSNNESKSQISIISKWKLNIINKPLIEGKIDHLEPIMNAFYIYSNLLVTNENPLYESKLIDIKADNLHIHNIVLKSSKPDVKPLIIKIGNSLLSDIINCFDQLNESSKVRIKKSIFFNNMPKRVKIPLIKKIKFTNFFLPPLISICSLVLFSSTFIYFYNPLENNEKNEFINLK from the coding sequence ATGTTGCAGAATACTTTTTTATTTCATCAATCTTCAGTTAGTCTTGAGATCATAGGGTTACCCGATTTTTCCAATAATGAAAGTAAAAGTCAAATATCTATAATTTCAAAATGGAAATTAAACATTATCAATAAACCACTTATTGAAGGAAAAATTGACCATCTAGAGCCAATTATGAATGCATTTTATATTTATTCAAATCTTTTAGTAACTAATGAAAACCCTTTATATGAGTCCAAATTGATTGATATAAAAGCAGACAATCTTCATATACATAATATTGTTCTCAAGAGCTCTAAACCAGATGTAAAACCGTTAATTATAAAGATTGGTAATTCGTTGTTGTCAGATATCATCAACTGTTTTGATCAGTTAAATGAATCATCAAAAGTCAGAATAAAAAAATCTATTTTTTTTAATAATATGCCTAAAAGAGTAAAAATTCCATTAATCAAAAAAATTAAATTTACTAATTTTTTTCTACCGCCTTTAATCTCAATTTGTTCCCTAGTTCTATTTTCTTCTACTTTTATTTATTTTTATAATCCGCTTGAAAATAATGAAAAAAATGAATTTATTAATCTTAAATAA
- a CDS encoding TldD/PmbA family protein, with protein sequence MNSREITTQISDAAESLNLRKWDYGASFSNDFSVQVDKGEAKQLKASQKQILTIRVWNQSNLVGITTTSDISESGIKKALKQANIASDFGNKNESTEFSPLSKDPIKVKEVKKRNPVGIKKLLTLLREAEVKLLKSHESIKSVPYNGLSESFFERVYANSDGAFRSYSKSQAALYLYARAEEKNKKPRSSGSIKLGYGVDDIDIESCIREASNKTISHLNYSSIKTDKYLICFSPESFLTIISAFSSMFNARSIIDGVSLSNKNSIGEKISTEALNIYDDGLHEKNISSSPFDGEGTPTKRLCLINKGRIENFIHSESTARIFKTNPTGHAGLGSKVSVSPDWIVVEKSEENFDLKTSLDHSTYQGEFVYIEELNAIHAGVRASQGSFSLPFDGWLYKNGEKISIESATVAGDIKYLLKNILNIESSQEVTTSGISPHIWVDELSITGDA encoded by the coding sequence ATGAATTCAAGAGAAATAACAACTCAAATTTCAGATGCGGCAGAATCTCTAAATCTAAGAAAATGGGATTATGGTGCAAGCTTTTCTAATGATTTCTCTGTTCAAGTAGATAAAGGAGAGGCTAAACAACTTAAGGCATCACAAAAGCAAATTTTAACTATAAGAGTTTGGAATCAATCTAATTTAGTTGGTATTACAACAACAAGTGATATTAGTGAATCTGGTATTAAAAAGGCTCTTAAGCAAGCAAATATAGCCTCTGATTTTGGCAATAAGAATGAAAGTACAGAATTTTCACCGCTATCGAAGGATCCTATTAAAGTTAAGGAAGTAAAAAAAAGAAATCCTGTTGGAATAAAAAAATTACTTACTCTTTTAAGAGAAGCGGAAGTAAAATTATTAAAAAGCCATGAATCCATAAAATCTGTACCATATAATGGTTTATCTGAGAGTTTTTTTGAGAGAGTTTATGCAAATAGTGATGGTGCCTTTCGAAGTTATTCCAAAAGTCAAGCTGCGCTATATTTATATGCAAGAGCAGAAGAAAAAAATAAGAAACCTCGTAGTTCAGGTTCCATAAAACTTGGATACGGAGTTGATGATATAGATATAGAGTCGTGTATTAGAGAGGCTTCAAATAAGACAATTTCTCACTTAAATTATTCATCTATTAAAACTGATAAATATTTAATATGCTTTTCCCCAGAGTCTTTTTTAACTATTATTAGCGCCTTCAGCTCAATGTTTAATGCTAGAAGCATTATAGATGGAGTTAGCTTATCTAATAAAAATTCAATTGGAGAGAAAATATCTACAGAAGCACTTAATATTTATGATGATGGTCTACACGAAAAGAATATTTCTTCTTCCCCATTTGATGGAGAAGGAACCCCAACCAAAAGACTATGTTTAATTAACAAAGGGAGAATTGAAAATTTTATACACTCTGAATCAACTGCAAGAATATTTAAAACAAATCCCACTGGCCACGCTGGACTAGGGTCAAAAGTCTCAGTATCCCCTGATTGGATTGTAGTTGAAAAATCAGAGGAAAACTTTGACCTCAAAACATCACTGGATCACTCTACTTATCAGGGAGAATTTGTTTATATCGAAGAATTAAATGCAATCCATGCAGGTGTAAGAGCCAGTCAAGGGTCATTTTCTCTTCCATTTGATGGATGGCTCTATAAAAACGGGGAAAAAATCTCAATAGAATCAGCCACAGTAGCAGGAGACATCAAATATCTTTTGAAAAATATACTAAATATAGAATCAAGCCAGGAGGTAACAACAAGTGGGATATCTCCACATATATGGGTAGATGAATTATCCATAACTGGTGACGCGTGA